In Armatimonadota bacterium, one DNA window encodes the following:
- a CDS encoding family 20 glycosylhydrolase, which produces MRPIFTAVCVICLLGAACSQTDLKLIPSPRLVEVHRSLCNWSDGYHITLADLTDSDDVFAADQLREEVARTPSAGKETSGARLDVLIGALNQAAVSAEVNRLGVDLAPLVGKSTEAYLLAVRPDKIIAAGNGSAGTFYAIQTLKQLLRGNSRNGAIPCVTILDWPGLTWRGYSDDISRGPIPTMEFFKREIRTMSEFKQNMLTFYTEHVFKLDKHPIIAPPDGITADEVRELSAYARKHHVELVGNFQSFGHFYNILRHEQYANLRETGSVITPAKEESYQFLDDVYSEICPAYESKLFNVNCDETWGLGEGPSKELAAQIGVGGVYLRHMNRIHDMLRDKYGKRMMMWGDIALQHPDIIDQLAKDTILLSWGYGAAANYDRAIEPFVKAGLEFMVCPGTSCWSRIFPVYSNATVNIRNYVRDGAKFGAIGMLNTTWDDDGENLFVWNFYGTNWGGACAWRPEDADLEAYDAAYAQVSYGTPDDKVTQAINLLASCSANPLTHGNSNGAFYVKPLGALATSFDLVMEQAADLCDRTERALELLEQAKGQVRVDSADLDTIAFAARRLHFIGRARELQLGMAREYTEAVARFPEIGPSKTALDRAIASARELGDTVEALQTEYRRVWLAENRLWWLDRMAGKYDGLIAAYRNHQATLEDARAELEQTGTPPDPAAIGLELGETSRRNVVATVSAEPIIPADAAWWDARWPFRIPFSVEGAGKARVDYPVELRLNFAPYDVAAESVRVVEVAADGKLKPLLTQFIPVEASIGNVVFLMPGETAPGAVRRFAAYFDVKGSAPKPAQEGEAVTVRAEGGDRWIENSVYRTLLGTHGAHLFVWEVKALGNLDITEPGRFGWAGFADVGREGGRDANFQITVEVAGPVMARIKATAPSAMAEKLFTFYAGKPYVEVMLANPTDFYWNYDNVTNFARDKGNPGTAIFSNGHSEPVCASDEQIHAVARGATWGAKTRPDGLLLANITPEVEDATHMTGPGGGWGGTGIEQSKPAAHFVILADKVQGDPAALLNSVRDTLDMRNQPRMKISGLQARPGG; this is translated from the coding sequence ATGCGCCCGATCTTCACCGCCGTCTGCGTGATCTGTCTTCTCGGCGCCGCTTGCTCTCAGACGGACCTCAAGCTGATCCCATCGCCACGGTTGGTGGAAGTGCACAGGTCCCTGTGCAACTGGTCTGATGGCTATCACATTACTCTCGCGGATCTGACGGACAGCGACGATGTCTTCGCTGCGGATCAGTTGCGCGAAGAGGTGGCCCGGACACCCTCCGCGGGCAAAGAGACAAGCGGCGCGCGTTTGGATGTGCTCATCGGCGCCCTGAACCAGGCGGCAGTCTCGGCGGAGGTCAATCGCCTGGGAGTCGATCTGGCGCCTCTCGTCGGGAAGAGCACCGAGGCCTACCTGTTAGCGGTACGTCCGGACAAAATCATCGCCGCCGGGAACGGTTCTGCGGGGACCTTCTACGCGATCCAGACACTGAAGCAGCTTCTGCGGGGGAACTCCCGCAATGGCGCGATTCCGTGCGTGACCATTCTGGACTGGCCCGGTCTGACCTGGAGGGGGTACTCGGACGATATCAGCCGCGGGCCGATCCCGACCATGGAGTTCTTTAAGCGCGAAATCCGTACCATGTCGGAGTTCAAACAGAACATGCTCACCTTCTATACAGAGCATGTGTTCAAGCTGGACAAGCACCCCATTATTGCGCCGCCGGACGGGATCACCGCAGACGAGGTGCGGGAACTGTCCGCCTATGCCCGGAAGCATCACGTGGAACTGGTGGGCAATTTCCAGTCCTTCGGCCACTTCTACAACATCCTGCGCCACGAGCAGTACGCCAACCTCCGGGAGACCGGGTCGGTCATCACTCCGGCGAAGGAGGAGAGCTACCAGTTCCTGGACGATGTGTACAGCGAGATCTGCCCCGCTTACGAGTCGAAGCTGTTCAATGTGAACTGCGACGAGACGTGGGGCCTCGGTGAGGGACCCAGCAAGGAATTGGCCGCACAAATCGGTGTGGGCGGCGTCTACCTGCGCCACATGAACCGTATTCACGACATGCTCCGCGACAAGTACGGCAAACGCATGATGATGTGGGGCGACATCGCCCTGCAGCACCCGGATATTATCGATCAGCTTGCGAAGGACACGATCCTGCTGTCGTGGGGCTACGGCGCGGCGGCCAATTACGACCGGGCGATCGAGCCTTTCGTCAAGGCCGGGCTGGAGTTCATGGTCTGTCCGGGCACATCATGCTGGTCGCGGATCTTCCCTGTGTACTCCAACGCCACGGTGAACATCCGCAACTACGTGCGTGACGGGGCAAAGTTCGGGGCCATCGGCATGCTGAATACGACCTGGGATGACGACGGGGAGAACTTGTTCGTCTGGAACTTCTACGGCACCAACTGGGGCGGCGCTTGTGCCTGGCGTCCCGAGGACGCGGACCTGGAGGCCTACGACGCGGCGTACGCGCAGGTTAGCTACGGCACCCCGGACGACAAGGTGACCCAGGCCATCAACCTTCTGGCCTCCTGCAGCGCTAACCCCCTCACCCACGGCAACAGCAACGGGGCCTTCTACGTGAAGCCTCTTGGCGCGCTGGCAACCTCCTTCGACCTGGTGATGGAGCAGGCTGCCGATCTGTGCGACCGCACCGAACGGGCCCTGGAGCTTCTGGAACAGGCGAAGGGGCAGGTGCGTGTCGACAGCGCGGATCTGGACACCATCGCCTTCGCCGCGCGCAGGCTGCATTTCATCGGCAGGGCGCGAGAACTCCAGCTTGGCATGGCGCGGGAGTACACAGAGGCAGTTGCGCGGTTCCCCGAGATCGGCCCGTCGAAGACCGCGCTGGACCGGGCAATCGCCTCCGCGCGGGAACTGGGCGACACCGTGGAGGCCCTCCAGACCGAATACCGGCGGGTGTGGCTCGCGGAGAACCGGCTTTGGTGGCTGGACCGCATGGCGGGCAAGTACGACGGGCTGATCGCGGCCTATCGCAATCACCAAGCGACCCTTGAGGACGCCCGGGCCGAGCTTGAGCAAACCGGCACGCCGCCAGACCCGGCGGCAATCGGTCTCGAACTCGGCGAGACCAGCCGTCGGAATGTGGTCGCCACGGTATCAGCCGAGCCGATCATCCCGGCAGACGCCGCCTGGTGGGATGCACGCTGGCCGTTCCGCATCCCATTCAGCGTTGAGGGGGCCGGGAAGGCGCGGGTCGACTACCCGGTGGAACTACGCCTGAATTTCGCCCCGTATGATGTCGCGGCTGAGTCGGTGCGCGTTGTCGAGGTTGCGGCGGACGGGAAGCTCAAGCCGCTGCTCACCCAGTTCATTCCAGTGGAAGCCAGCATCGGCAATGTGGTTTTCCTGATGCCGGGGGAGACCGCGCCAGGGGCTGTGCGCAGATTCGCCGCGTATTTCGACGTGAAGGGGTCCGCGCCCAAGCCGGCCCAGGAGGGCGAAGCGGTCACTGTCAGGGCAGAAGGCGGCGACCGGTGGATCGAGAACTCGGTCTACCGCACGCTTCTCGGGACCCACGGCGCGCACCTGTTCGTGTGGGAAGTCAAGGCTCTGGGGAACCTGGACATCACTGAGCCGGGGCGCTTCGGGTGGGCCGGCTTTGCGGATGTGGGGCGCGAAGGTGGCCGGGACGCGAACTTCCAGATCACCGTGGAGGTTGCCGGACCGGTGATGGCGCGCATCAAAGCGACCGCACCTTCGGCAATGGCCGAGAAGCTGTTCACCTTCTACGCGGGCAAGCCGTATGTGGAAGTAATGCTGGCCAATCCCACGGACTTCTACTGGAATTACGACAATGTGACCAATTTCGCGAGAGACAAGGGCAATCCGGGCACGGCTATCTTCTCCAACGGCCACAGTGAGCCAGTCTGCGCATCTGACGAGCAGATTCACGCGGTTGCCCGCGGGGCAACATGGGGAGCCAAGACCCGGCCGGATGGCCTGCTGCTGGCGAACATCACGCCGGAGGTGGAGGACGCGACACACATGACCGGGCCCGGGGGCGGATGGGGTGGCACGGGGATCGAGCAGAGCAAACCGGCGGCGCACTTCGTCATCCTTGCAGACAAGGTCCAGGGCGACCCGGCGGCCTTGCTCAATTCGGTGCGCGATACGCTGGACATGCGCAACCAGCCGAGAATGAAGATCAGCGGCCTTCAGGCGAGGCCGGGCGGTTAG
- the tnpA gene encoding IS200/IS605 family transposase, producing MPLPNSKSEIYLHFVWATKGRLPLLVPEIRRPVYRCIGAEVAKLGCVLLALGGTEDHVHMLVRTPAKVCASSVAQRVKGVSSYTVSETRPAAGGFYWQPGYGVFSAGADQLDRIAAYIAMQEEHHRRGNVEAFWERCGDAERSAPH from the coding sequence ATTCCCCTGCCTAATTCCAAGTCTGAGATCTACCTCCACTTTGTCTGGGCCACCAAAGGACGCCTCCCGTTGCTTGTGCCCGAAATCAGGCGTCCCGTGTACCGATGTATCGGGGCGGAAGTGGCAAAACTTGGTTGCGTCCTGCTGGCTCTGGGGGGGACGGAGGATCATGTTCACATGCTAGTGCGGACTCCGGCCAAGGTCTGCGCGTCAAGCGTTGCACAGAGGGTGAAGGGCGTTTCCTCCTACACGGTCAGTGAGACCCGCCCAGCGGCGGGTGGGTTCTATTGGCAGCCGGGATACGGTGTCTTCTCCGCAGGCGCGGATCAGCTGGATAGAATTGCTGCGTATATTGCGATGCAGGAGGAGCACCATCGGAGGGGTAACGTCGAGGCTTTCTGGGAGAGGTGCGGTGATGCTGAGCGTTCGGCCCCGCATTGA
- a CDS encoding 3-isopropylmalate dehydrogenase has translation MYKIAVLPCDGIGPEVTAEALKVMDVAARKFGVKYETIPYEIGGDRYLRTGDIITDAEMQELSQMDAIYLGAVGHDQVKPGILEHGILLRLRFEFDQYINLRPVKLYPGVPCPLKDKGPEDIDFVVVRENTEDLYAGVGGFLKKNTPDEVAVQEAVYTRKGCERVMRWAMELCRKRNKKKTIHSVDKANVLTYGHDLWRRTFAAVGEDYPDLTKEFAFVDACCMWFVKNPEWFDVIVTTNMFGDIITDLGAMIQGGMGVAASGNINPEGVSMFEPIHGSAPKHAGTGKASPVAAICAAGMMLEHLGEVEAGKAVENAVIQALGEGKVQAVTGDPGSCQKAGDIIAGLI, from the coding sequence ATGTACAAGATTGCTGTCCTGCCGTGTGACGGTATCGGGCCCGAAGTTACCGCGGAGGCCCTGAAAGTCATGGACGTGGCCGCGCGGAAGTTCGGCGTCAAATATGAAACAATTCCCTACGAGATCGGCGGCGACCGCTACCTGCGCACCGGCGACATCATCACCGACGCGGAGATGCAGGAACTGTCCCAGATGGACGCTATCTATCTCGGCGCGGTCGGCCACGACCAGGTCAAGCCGGGCATCCTGGAACACGGCATCCTCCTGCGCCTGCGCTTCGAGTTCGACCAGTACATCAACCTACGCCCCGTCAAGTTGTACCCCGGCGTCCCGTGTCCCCTCAAGGACAAGGGACCAGAGGACATCGACTTCGTCGTGGTGCGCGAGAACACCGAGGACCTGTACGCGGGCGTCGGTGGGTTCCTGAAGAAGAACACTCCCGATGAGGTGGCCGTGCAGGAAGCCGTCTATACCCGCAAGGGTTGCGAGCGTGTGATGCGCTGGGCCATGGAACTGTGCCGCAAGCGCAACAAGAAAAAGACCATCCACAGCGTGGACAAGGCCAACGTCCTCACTTACGGCCATGACCTGTGGCGCCGGACTTTCGCCGCAGTGGGCGAGGACTACCCGGACCTGACCAAGGAATTCGCTTTCGTGGATGCCTGCTGCATGTGGTTCGTGAAGAACCCCGAGTGGTTCGACGTCATCGTCACCACCAACATGTTCGGCGACATCATCACCGATCTCGGCGCCATGATCCAGGGCGGCATGGGCGTTGCGGCCTCCGGGAACATCAACCCGGAGGGCGTGAGTATGTTCGAGCCGATCCACGGTTCGGCCCCGAAACATGCGGGAACCGGGAAGGCGAGCCCGGTGGCGGCAATCTGTGCGGCGGGCATGATGCTGGAGCATCTGGGTGAGGTCGAAGCCGGCAAGGCCGTAGAGAATGCGGTTATCCAGGCATTGGGCGAGGGCAAGGTCCAGGCCGTCACAGGCGATCCGGGAAGCTGCCAGAAGGCCGGCGACATCATCGCGGGGTTGATTTGA
- a CDS encoding right-handed parallel beta-helix repeat-containing protein yields MYALPMLIIVAPMVLIATSCAQTGPVFTVSPQGNDAWSGTLEAPNATGDDGPFATLARAQQAARQAGPGATVQVRGGTYTLDGPIVFTPEDSGTEGKPIIYAAYPGEKPVFTGGTVITGWRKGEGSLWVAEIPEVREGRWYFHQLFVNDARRTRARTPNEGYLAIEDNLVPMTDRTAARSDNQYKIGFRFRAGDIQQWDNLDDVQIVLYHSWTASLHWIDSINMDTRELKFTNRCGWPVGYWDARQRYHVENCFEALDSPGEWYLNRKTGMLYYWPMDGEDMTAARVIAPRIQHLVEIRGDAELGLPVSNLVIRGLSFQHADWVADDRQEVLDGQAAVHLSAAVVASGARDCTIEDCEIAHVGEYAIILGEGCKRNLISRCHIHDLGGGGVRLGMTDLPNEPERRSEYNTVDNCFIHDGGHVFRAGIGVWVGRSSYNTVSHNEICDFYYSGCSVGWSWGYAPSTAHHNVFEYNHIHNLGKNVLSDMGGIYSLGLSPGTVERFNLIHDVFSYSYGGWGLYTDEGSTDILMENNICYNCKTGAFHQHYGRDNIIRNNIFAFSSHTPDIIRSRQEEHSSFTIERNIVLTSHGEPLGGNWSNGKYTIDRNLYWDINGTDLDFAGMEFGEWQALGRDVNSIIADPLFVDARSYDFRLKPDSPAFKLGFQSFDASDIGLYGDAEWVALPSKVVRPVLDLPEPPKPQPLDDDFEDTAVGDPPGKGARVGIAEQAFIRVTDETASSGSHSLKFTDGPNFQHEWQPHLTYSPTHNKGTVRMSFDVRTEPGAIFWHEWRDASSPYKVGPSLRIEANGDLKVGGKTLTSLQHGRWAKLTITCPLGKDAGTWDLDVQVKDGPAMSFEGLKIGTADWRQLRWLGFISLATTETVFYIDNLKLDPVK; encoded by the coding sequence ATGTACGCCCTGCCCATGCTCATCATCGTCGCACCGATGGTCCTCATCGCCACAAGCTGCGCCCAGACCGGCCCTGTGTTCACGGTGTCACCGCAAGGCAATGACGCCTGGTCCGGGACTCTCGAGGCGCCCAATGCCACCGGCGACGACGGTCCCTTCGCCACCCTCGCCCGGGCCCAACAGGCCGCCCGCCAAGCCGGACCAGGTGCAACTGTGCAGGTCCGCGGTGGCACGTACACGCTCGACGGGCCGATCGTCTTTACCCCCGAAGATTCCGGAACCGAGGGCAAGCCCATCATCTATGCAGCTTACCCTGGCGAAAAGCCGGTCTTCACTGGCGGCACGGTCATCACGGGCTGGCGCAAGGGCGAAGGCAGCCTGTGGGTCGCCGAGATACCCGAAGTCCGTGAAGGCCGCTGGTACTTTCACCAGCTTTTCGTGAACGATGCCCGCAGAACCCGTGCCCGCACACCCAATGAGGGTTACCTGGCCATCGAAGACAATCTGGTGCCGATGACCGATCGCACGGCGGCTCGCAGCGACAACCAGTACAAGATCGGGTTCAGGTTCCGGGCCGGTGATATCCAGCAGTGGGACAACCTTGACGATGTACAGATCGTCCTCTACCACTCCTGGACCGCCTCCCTTCACTGGATCGACAGCATCAACATGGACACGCGGGAGCTGAAGTTCACCAACCGCTGCGGCTGGCCCGTCGGGTACTGGGATGCCAGGCAGCGCTACCACGTGGAGAACTGTTTCGAGGCTCTGGACTCTCCGGGCGAATGGTATCTCAACCGCAAGACCGGGATGCTCTATTACTGGCCCATGGACGGAGAGGACATGACCGCCGCCCGGGTTATCGCCCCGCGAATCCAGCATCTTGTCGAGATCCGGGGCGACGCCGAACTCGGCCTGCCTGTGTCGAATCTGGTTATTCGCGGCCTCAGTTTCCAGCACGCCGACTGGGTGGCCGATGACCGCCAGGAGGTTCTCGACGGTCAGGCCGCCGTGCATCTCAGCGCCGCGGTGGTTGCCTCAGGCGCTCGAGACTGCACCATCGAAGACTGCGAAATCGCCCATGTCGGGGAGTACGCGATAATCCTCGGCGAGGGCTGCAAACGCAATCTCATCTCCCGCTGCCATATCCACGATCTGGGCGGCGGCGGGGTGCGGCTGGGCATGACCGACCTGCCCAATGAGCCCGAACGCCGCAGCGAGTACAACACGGTCGACAACTGCTTCATCCACGACGGCGGCCACGTGTTTCGGGCCGGCATCGGTGTCTGGGTCGGCCGCAGCAGCTACAACACCGTCTCGCACAACGAAATCTGCGACTTCTACTATTCCGGTTGCTCCGTGGGCTGGAGTTGGGGCTACGCGCCCAGCACCGCACACCACAATGTCTTCGAGTACAACCACATCCATAACCTCGGCAAGAACGTCCTCAGTGACATGGGCGGCATTTACTCCCTGGGCCTGTCTCCCGGAACCGTGGAGCGTTTCAACCTGATCCACGACGTCTTCAGCTACAGCTACGGCGGCTGGGGCCTGTACACCGATGAGGGCTCCACCGACATCCTGATGGAGAACAACATCTGCTACAACTGCAAGACGGGGGCCTTCCACCAGCACTACGGGCGGGACAACATCATCCGCAACAACATCTTCGCCTTCAGCTCACACACGCCGGACATCATCCGTTCGCGGCAGGAGGAGCACAGTTCCTTCACCATCGAGCGCAATATCGTGCTCACCAGCCACGGCGAGCCCCTGGGCGGAAATTGGAGCAACGGGAAGTACACCATCGACCGCAACCTGTACTGGGATATCAACGGGACCGACCTGGACTTCGCGGGCATGGAGTTCGGGGAATGGCAGGCCCTCGGGCGCGATGTGAACTCGATCATCGCCGACCCGCTATTCGTGGATGCGCGGAGCTACGACTTCCGCCTGAAGCCGGACTCGCCGGCGTTCAAGCTGGGCTTCCAGTCCTTCGATGCGTCCGACATCGGCCTGTACGGCGACGCGGAGTGGGTTGCGCTGCCATCGAAGGTGGTGCGGCCGGTGCTGGACCTCCCCGAACCGCCCAAACCCCAGCCGTTGGATGATGATTTCGAGGACACTGCGGTGGGCGATCCCCCGGGCAAGGGTGCGCGCGTCGGCATCGCGGAGCAGGCGTTCATCCGGGTAACGGACGAGACCGCTTCCTCCGGCTCACATAGCCTGAAGTTCACCGACGGCCCCAATTTCCAGCACGAATGGCAGCCGCACCTCACGTACTCCCCGACCCACAACAAGGGCACGGTTCGCATGAGCTTCGATGTGCGCACTGAACCGGGCGCCATCTTCTGGCACGAATGGCGGGACGCGTCGAGCCCGTACAAGGTGGGGCCGTCTCTGCGCATCGAGGCTAACGGGGACCTGAAGGTGGGCGGCAAGACGCTGACTTCGCTGCAGCACGGCCGGTGGGCGAAGCTCACCATCACCTGCCCGCTGGGCAAGGACGCGGGGACGTGGGACCTGGACGTGCAGGTGAAGGACGGCCCGGCAATGAGCTTCGAGGGCCTGAAGATCGGCACGGCTGACTGGCGCCAACTGCGATGGCTGGGCTTCATCAGCCTCGCAACGACCGAGACGGTGTTCTACATCGACAACCTGAAGCTGGACCCGGTGAAGTAG
- a CDS encoding sugar ABC transporter ATP-binding protein encodes MPDSPRLSLRGIHKRFDNTVALGGVDLDLLPGEVLGLVGENGAGKSTLARIIAGVHQQDAGAIEVEGELRAIPDVRTAQSLGIAVVHQELNLVPHLSVESNILLGREPWHVPLLRLSDRKALRARALEMLELVGLEVDPGTLVMNLSIAAQQRVEIARALSLNARILIMDEPTSSLATSDADALLQIVAGLREQGMSVIYISHKLDEILRISDRIAVFRDGLKVAEMRSSETTQDQLVTAMVGRDLSTLFPGRPESFGEVVLRVEDLLAAGIAEPVSFEVRSGEVLGIAGLVGAGRTELLRAIFGASKRRAGRVSVLGRPVGDSPAEAMRAGIGFVPEDRKSQGLHLPLSLRDNITLAVLRNLARGMFRRESRECSVADRFIAQLDVHAASREQPVVSLSGGNQQKVLLAKWLAIEPKVLLLDEPTRGIDVGAKQEVYRLIARIAGSGVAVVVVSSEMEEIIGLSHRALVMREGRPAGQLPGDRLCEREIMALAAQKG; translated from the coding sequence GTGCCCGATTCGCCGCGTCTGAGCCTGCGAGGCATTCACAAGCGTTTCGACAACACCGTCGCGTTGGGTGGCGTCGATCTGGACTTGCTGCCAGGTGAAGTCCTCGGCCTGGTCGGCGAGAACGGCGCGGGGAAATCTACCCTCGCCCGGATCATCGCGGGTGTGCACCAGCAGGATGCCGGTGCCATTGAGGTCGAGGGCGAACTTCGCGCGATTCCGGATGTGCGCACCGCGCAGAGTCTGGGCATTGCGGTGGTTCATCAGGAGCTGAACCTGGTCCCTCACCTCAGTGTGGAGAGCAACATCCTCCTGGGCCGCGAGCCGTGGCACGTACCGCTGCTCAGGCTCTCGGACCGCAAGGCTCTGCGCGCGCGAGCCCTGGAGATGCTGGAACTCGTGGGCCTCGAGGTGGACCCTGGCACGCTGGTGATGAACCTGAGCATCGCGGCGCAGCAGCGAGTCGAAATCGCCCGAGCCCTTTCGCTGAACGCACGCATCCTCATCATGGACGAGCCCACGTCTTCGCTGGCCACGAGTGATGCCGACGCGCTCCTGCAGATCGTGGCCGGACTGCGCGAACAGGGCATGTCGGTAATCTACATCTCCCACAAGCTGGATGAGATTCTACGGATATCGGACCGCATCGCGGTCTTTCGCGACGGCCTCAAGGTGGCCGAGATGCGTTCCTCCGAGACCACTCAGGACCAGCTCGTGACGGCCATGGTCGGACGCGATCTGTCAACGCTCTTTCCGGGTCGCCCCGAGAGCTTCGGCGAAGTCGTCCTTCGGGTCGAAGACCTGCTGGCTGCCGGGATCGCGGAGCCAGTTTCCTTCGAGGTGCGCTCAGGGGAAGTGCTGGGGATCGCAGGACTTGTCGGAGCAGGACGGACGGAACTCCTGCGGGCCATTTTTGGCGCGTCGAAAAGGAGAGCCGGGCGCGTGTCGGTGCTGGGGCGACCGGTGGGCGATTCTCCGGCAGAGGCAATGCGCGCCGGGATCGGCTTCGTTCCCGAAGACCGCAAGTCGCAGGGGCTCCACCTGCCGCTCAGCCTGCGCGACAATATCACATTGGCGGTATTGCGCAATCTCGCACGAGGGATGTTCCGCCGCGAAAGCCGGGAATGCAGCGTCGCTGACCGGTTCATCGCACAGCTCGACGTGCACGCCGCGTCCCGCGAACAGCCGGTCGTGAGTCTCAGCGGTGGCAACCAGCAGAAGGTTCTCCTGGCGAAGTGGCTGGCAATCGAGCCGAAGGTGCTCCTGTTGGACGAGCCGACTCGGGGGATAGACGTGGGAGCCAAGCAGGAAGTGTACCGGCTGATTGCCCGTATCGCAGGAAGCGGTGTGGCGGTGGTGGTGGTCTCCTCCGAGATGGAGGAGATCATTGGCCTGTCTCACCGGGCGCTGGTGATGCGAGAGGGCAGACCGGCAGGCCAGCTGCCCGGAGACCGGCTCTGCGAAAGAGAGATCATGGCCCTTGCGGCGCAGAAGGGCTGA
- a CDS encoding zinc-binding alcohol dehydrogenase: MPTRITTIDGLSFAFEEYQMPETGPCDVRVRVEFAAPKHGTEKQLIQGSPLELKRFDPHLRMYFEREEPVQPDERRARGMGNMVVGTVTAIGPDVTRFAVGERVFGYGPIQEEHQQGESHWWPLGKLSDSDGVCVDPAHVAFVAVRDGNVRVGDNVAVFGLGAIGLMAVQIASASGAFKVFAVDPIAVRRDCAARFGADLVLDPTACDAALEIKRATGDRGADISIETSGNARALHESIRCLMQCGTVVHVPWGPANCSDLRLNEEFHLNRISMIGSQAWAGWGNADRDFPRWTHERAFEAAIQLFRDGTITGEGIVAPIVPFADCPDALRMIFENPEETVKVGVRFG; the protein is encoded by the coding sequence ATGCCCACTCGCATCACCACAATCGACGGTCTTTCTTTCGCCTTCGAGGAGTACCAGATGCCCGAGACCGGGCCTTGCGACGTGCGGGTGCGGGTGGAGTTCGCTGCACCCAAGCATGGCACGGAGAAGCAGCTTATCCAGGGCAGCCCCCTGGAACTGAAGCGTTTCGACCCTCACCTGCGCATGTATTTCGAGCGGGAGGAGCCTGTGCAACCCGATGAACGTAGGGCCCGGGGGATGGGCAACATGGTGGTGGGCACGGTCACCGCGATCGGACCCGATGTGACGCGCTTCGCGGTGGGTGAAAGGGTGTTCGGCTACGGGCCCATTCAGGAGGAGCACCAGCAGGGAGAAAGCCACTGGTGGCCGCTTGGGAAGCTTTCGGACTCCGATGGGGTCTGCGTGGACCCGGCGCACGTGGCCTTCGTGGCGGTGCGCGACGGGAACGTGCGGGTGGGGGACAATGTGGCCGTGTTCGGCCTTGGAGCCATCGGCCTCATGGCAGTCCAGATTGCCAGCGCTTCAGGAGCTTTTAAGGTCTTTGCCGTTGACCCCATCGCCGTTCGACGCGACTGCGCGGCCCGTTTCGGAGCGGACCTCGTGCTGGACCCGACTGCCTGCGACGCGGCTTTGGAGATCAAACGTGCCACAGGAGACCGGGGGGCGGACATCTCCATCGAGACTTCGGGCAATGCCCGGGCCTTGCATGAGTCAATCCGCTGTCTCATGCAGTGCGGAACGGTTGTTCATGTGCCGTGGGGGCCCGCCAACTGCAGCGACCTGCGGCTGAACGAAGAGTTCCACCTGAACCGGATCAGCATGATCGGAAGCCAAGCATGGGCGGGTTGGGGCAATGCTGACCGAGACTTCCCGCGCTGGACCCACGAGCGCGCTTTCGAGGCGGCGATCCAGCTGTTTCGCGATGGCACGATCACCGGAGAGGGGATTGTTGCGCCAATTGTGCCCTTTGCGGATTGCCCTGATGCGCTGCGGATGATTTTCGAAAACCCCGAGGAGACGGTGAAGGTTGGGGTGAGGTTCGGATAG
- a CDS encoding sugar-binding protein: MCSTCRVVLALALLCLTLLAIAGCPSKPQEAREPLVGPQDAGLAPEAKTDAPAASEIEIALISNTVSPFWTAVEAGLEKAAEDLGCKAYMVGCKSGQLEEQRRLLESAEAKGVKGIAVSPLDTKALTPVINEIVDRGTPVVAIDSDCPGSKRYCYVGSDNAAAGKLLADYAKEKLPEGAKCVLFVGEAGVENSQARINGFKEGVAEKKIEVLDVMQDHSVIGRARSNVEDVIQKHPDIDALVGIWSYNLPAIAAAVKESGKRDQILVIGFDAEPATLQSLEAGDIDGTVVQNPYGFGYKSVEILFHLASKNEDKLKELVPENKIVDTGVELVTPENLGEFKAKLKERGIESS, translated from the coding sequence ATGTGTTCGACTTGCCGGGTCGTTCTCGCATTGGCACTGCTGTGTCTCACCCTGCTGGCCATAGCCGGATGCCCGAGTAAGCCCCAGGAGGCCCGGGAACCGCTGGTGGGTCCCCAGGATGCGGGGCTGGCCCCCGAGGCCAAGACCGATGCACCTGCGGCGTCGGAGATCGAGATCGCCCTGATCAGCAACACCGTCTCGCCTTTCTGGACGGCGGTGGAAGCCGGCCTGGAGAAGGCTGCCGAGGACCTTGGCTGCAAAGCGTACATGGTCGGCTGCAAGAGCGGCCAGCTTGAGGAGCAACGCAGGCTGTTGGAGAGCGCTGAGGCCAAGGGCGTCAAGGGTATCGCTGTGTCCCCCCTGGACACCAAGGCGCTAACCCCGGTCATCAACGAGATCGTGGACAGGGGCACGCCGGTGGTGGCCATCGACTCCGACTGCCCGGGCAGCAAGCGCTATTGCTACGTGGGCTCGGACAATGCAGCCGCCGGCAAGCTCCTCGCGGATTACGCGAAGGAAAAGCTGCCTGAAGGCGCCAAATGTGTGCTGTTCGTGGGCGAGGCGGGCGTGGAAAACTCCCAGGCTCGCATCAACGGGTTCAAGGAAGGGGTCGCGGAGAAAAAGATCGAGGTCCTAGACGTCATGCAGGACCACAGCGTCATCGGCCGCGCCCGGTCCAATGTGGAAGACGTCATCCAGAAGCATCCGGACATCGATGCGCTGGTGGGCATCTGGTCCTATAACCTGCCCGCGATCGCCGCGGCGGTGAAGGAATCCGGCAAGCGCGACCAGATCCTCGTGATCGGCTTTGACGCCGAGCCGGCAACCCTGCAGAGCCTCGAGGCCGGGGATATCGACGGCACCGTGGTGCAGAACCCGTACGGGTTCGGGTACAAGTCGGTGGAGATTCTCTTCCATCTCGCTTCGAAGAACGAGGACAAGCTCAAGGAACTCGTGCCCGAGAACAAGATCGTGGACACCGGGGTCGAGCTTGTGACCCCCGAGAATCTCGGCGAGTTCAAAGCGAAACTCAAGGAACGCGGGATCGAGTCCTCTTAG